One part of the Halodesulfovibrio sp. MK-HDV genome encodes these proteins:
- a CDS encoding lipopolysaccharide assembly protein LapB, giving the protein MNRSVLLLLVMVIILISGCMQSETEDELSKARKAFINKEYTEAERFYQRYLRDNDDGAERWKVWNRLVEITGTVRGNKNRAIELLDAMLLEYSGDSARYRQILISKGNMFIESGLWSEATIAWSQLLSAPEVTIDEEATAYANLGKAYLMRGDYGLAVDAFKDCRELEYDNPEHKQYCIYDLSQAYAYLGNYIEAEQNLNNLLQYEGVEVTLMARAKLLLADIYEQQEKPRKAITLLQEIRDTYPNPRVVEFRLKNLQK; this is encoded by the coding sequence ATGAACCGAAGCGTTCTCTTGCTTCTTGTGATGGTAATCATCCTCATCTCCGGCTGCATGCAGTCGGAGACTGAGGATGAACTTTCCAAAGCTCGCAAAGCATTTATTAATAAAGAGTACACGGAAGCAGAGCGGTTTTATCAACGCTATCTGCGAGATAACGATGATGGTGCAGAACGCTGGAAGGTCTGGAACCGTCTTGTAGAAATTACCGGCACAGTTCGGGGAAATAAAAACAGAGCCATCGAGTTGCTCGATGCAATGTTGCTGGAATATTCAGGTGACTCCGCACGCTACAGACAGATTCTCATAAGCAAAGGGAATATGTTCATAGAGAGCGGGCTCTGGTCTGAAGCAACAATAGCTTGGTCACAGTTATTAAGTGCTCCTGAAGTTACAATCGATGAAGAAGCCACAGCCTATGCGAATCTCGGCAAAGCGTATCTTATGCGTGGTGATTACGGGTTGGCAGTGGATGCATTTAAAGATTGTCGCGAGCTTGAGTACGATAACCCTGAGCACAAACAATACTGTATTTATGACCTGTCACAGGCGTATGCCTATCTCGGTAATTATATTGAAGCAGAACAGAATTTGAATAATTTGTTGCAATATGAGGGCGTCGAAGTAACACTCATGGCGCGCGCTAAGCTGTTGCTTGCAGATATCTATGAACAGCAGGAAAAGCCGCGTAAAGCTATAACTCTGTTGCAGGAAATTCGCGATACCTACCCGAATCCGCGAGTCGTGGAGTTCAGGTTGAAGAATTTACAGAAATAA